In Saccharomonospora marina XMU15, one genomic interval encodes:
- the mshA gene encoding D-inositol-3-phosphate glycosyltransferase: MTISLYRTAPRPRRVAVLSVHTSPLEQPGTGDAGGMNVYITQTAIEMARSGVSVEVFTRATSSEQPPVAELAPGVIVRHIPAGPFEPLERHELPAQLCAFTSGVLRTEAFHEPGYYDLIHSHYWISGQVGWLARDRWGVPLVHTAHTLAKVKNAALAEGDKPEPRTRVIGEQQVVAEADRLVVNTDVEADQLIRLYDADPGSVRTVSPGVDLHTFRPGSKAAARQALDLPADAVVLAFVGRIQPLKAPDVLLNAAARLLRRHPWLRRRLVVLIAGGPSGTAMGQPTALRELASSLGIAELTRFLPPQSGQRLVQVYRAADVVAVPSYNESFGLVALEAQACGTPVVAAEVGGLPVAVDHGVSGILVPSHSADDWAGALDLVALSPHRRAQLATGALRHAERFSWKRTTDALLDAYTEATSAFQGAALGVAV; this comes from the coding sequence GTGACGATCTCCTTGTACCGGACGGCACCGAGGCCGCGCCGGGTCGCGGTGCTGTCCGTACACACCTCCCCGTTGGAGCAGCCTGGTACCGGCGACGCGGGCGGAATGAACGTCTACATCACCCAGACCGCGATCGAGATGGCCCGAAGCGGGGTCAGCGTCGAGGTGTTCACCAGGGCCACCTCCTCGGAGCAGCCGCCGGTGGCGGAACTGGCACCCGGGGTCATCGTGCGCCACATCCCCGCGGGCCCTTTCGAGCCGCTGGAGCGGCACGAACTACCCGCTCAGCTGTGTGCCTTCACCTCGGGCGTGCTGCGAACCGAGGCGTTCCACGAGCCCGGCTACTACGACCTCATCCACTCGCACTACTGGATCTCCGGCCAGGTCGGTTGGCTGGCGAGGGACCGGTGGGGGGTGCCGCTGGTGCACACCGCCCACACCCTGGCCAAGGTGAAGAACGCCGCGCTCGCGGAGGGCGACAAGCCCGAGCCGCGCACCCGCGTGATCGGTGAGCAACAGGTGGTGGCCGAGGCCGACCGCCTCGTCGTCAACACCGATGTGGAGGCCGACCAGCTGATCCGGCTGTACGACGCTGATCCCGGCAGTGTGCGCACGGTGTCGCCGGGCGTGGACCTGCACACCTTCCGCCCCGGCTCCAAAGCCGCCGCCCGGCAGGCGCTGGATCTGCCTGCCGATGCCGTCGTGCTGGCCTTCGTCGGCCGAATCCAGCCGCTCAAGGCACCCGACGTGCTGCTGAACGCGGCCGCGCGACTGCTGCGACGGCACCCGTGGTTGCGACGGCGACTGGTGGTGCTGATCGCGGGCGGCCCTTCCGGCACGGCGATGGGGCAGCCTACAGCGCTGCGGGAACTGGCCTCCTCGCTCGGGATCGCGGAGCTGACGCGGTTCCTGCCGCCGCAGTCGGGCCAGCGGCTGGTGCAGGTGTACCGTGCCGCCGACGTGGTGGCGGTGCCCAGCTACAACGAGTCGTTCGGGCTGGTGGCGCTGGAGGCGCAGGCGTGCGGAACCCCGGTGGTCGCCGCGGAGGTCGGCGGCCTTCCGGTGGCCGTCGACCACGGGGTTTCCGGCATCCTGGTGCCCTCGCACAGCGCGGACGACTGGGCCGGTGCGCTCGACCTGGTCGCGCTGAGCCCGCACCGGCGCGCCCAACTCGCCACCGGCGCGTTGCGCCATGCCGAGCGGTTCTCCTGGAAGCGCACCACCGACGCGCTGCTGGACGCCTACACGGAGGCGACGAGCGCGTTCCAGGGCGCGGCGCTGGGGGTGGCGGTATGA
- a CDS encoding phosphoglyceromutase, which yields MAELGTLVLLRHGQSTWNAENLFTGWVDVPLSKLGEQEARRGGELLAEAGLLPDVVHTSLLRRAISTANIALDVADRHWIEVRRDWRLNERHYGALQGKNKKQTLEQFGEEQFMLWRRSYDTPPPPIEPGSEFSQDADVRYAELGAELPMTECLKDVVARMLPYWESSVVPDLRAGRTVLLAAHGNSLRALVKHLDGISDTEIAGLNIPTGIPLRYDLDADLKPTNPGGTYLDPAAAEEAAAAVASQGR from the coding sequence ATGGCCGAACTTGGGACTCTGGTGCTGCTGCGACACGGGCAGAGCACGTGGAACGCCGAAAACCTCTTCACAGGCTGGGTTGACGTCCCGCTGTCCAAGCTGGGCGAGCAGGAGGCGCGCCGTGGCGGCGAGCTACTCGCCGAGGCCGGGTTGTTGCCCGACGTGGTGCACACCTCACTGCTGCGAAGGGCGATCTCCACGGCGAACATCGCACTGGACGTTGCCGATCGGCACTGGATCGAGGTGCGCCGCGACTGGCGGCTCAACGAGAGGCACTACGGCGCGTTGCAGGGCAAGAACAAGAAGCAGACGCTGGAGCAGTTCGGCGAGGAGCAGTTCATGCTGTGGCGGCGCTCCTACGACACCCCGCCGCCCCCGATCGAACCCGGCAGCGAGTTCAGCCAGGACGCCGACGTGCGCTACGCCGAACTCGGCGCCGAACTGCCGATGACCGAGTGCCTGAAGGACGTGGTGGCGCGCATGCTGCCGTACTGGGAATCCTCGGTCGTGCCGGACCTGCGGGCGGGCAGGACGGTGCTGCTCGCCGCGCACGGCAACTCGCTGCGGGCGCTGGTGAAGCACCTCGACGGCATCTCCGACACCGAGATCGCAGGCCTGAACATCCCCACCGGCATCCCGCTGCGCTACGACCTCGATGCCGACCTCAAACCGACCAACCCCGGCGGCACCTACCTCGACCCGGCGGCCGCCGAGGAGGCCGCGGCGGCGGTAGCCAGCCAGGGTCGCTGA
- a CDS encoding alpha/beta fold hydrolase yields the protein MRTEVVGAGGARIGVRVAGADSGPPIVFVHGWAQSARAWDAQFADPRLRERFRLLALDLRGHGGSDVPSGGYDDPAVWADDLAAVLGLAGEPAVVVGWSYGALVITDYVRVHGTAGLAGIVLVGGITEIGKGHPGGWVGSAMRSALPDALADDIDVALPALTRLIGEMSVNPLPGAVAQAMLGASLSVPPPVRAALFSRDVDSAEVLASIDVPTLVTHGTEDATVDPRAGEYAAGKIPGAATRWWVGVGHIPFVEAAPEFNETLARFVEERAQGAPAER from the coding sequence ATGAGAACAGAGGTCGTCGGTGCCGGTGGCGCCAGGATCGGCGTTCGCGTGGCGGGCGCCGACAGCGGGCCGCCGATCGTCTTCGTGCACGGCTGGGCACAGTCGGCTCGCGCCTGGGATGCCCAGTTCGCCGATCCACGGCTGCGGGAGCGGTTCCGGCTGCTCGCGTTGGACCTGCGCGGTCACGGTGGTTCCGACGTGCCATCGGGCGGCTACGACGACCCGGCGGTGTGGGCCGACGACCTGGCCGCCGTACTTGGCCTCGCGGGTGAGCCCGCGGTCGTCGTCGGGTGGTCCTACGGCGCGCTCGTGATCACCGACTACGTTCGCGTGCACGGCACCGCAGGGCTCGCGGGCATCGTGCTGGTCGGCGGGATCACCGAGATCGGCAAGGGTCACCCCGGCGGCTGGGTCGGTTCCGCGATGCGCTCGGCGCTACCCGACGCGCTGGCGGACGACATCGACGTCGCGCTGCCCGCGCTGACCCGGCTCATCGGGGAGATGTCGGTGAACCCGCTGCCGGGTGCGGTCGCGCAGGCCATGCTCGGGGCCAGTCTCAGCGTCCCGCCGCCGGTGCGAGCGGCGCTGTTCAGCCGCGACGTCGACAGCGCGGAGGTGCTCGCTTCGATCGACGTCCCCACCCTGGTCACGCACGGTACCGAGGACGCCACCGTCGATCCGAGGGCGGGCGAGTACGCGGCCGGGAAGATACCCGGGGCGGCGACGCGTTGGTGGGTTGGTGTAGGCCACATACCGTTCGTCGAAGCCGCGCCGGAGTTCAACGAGACCCTGGCGCGGTTCGTCGAGGAGCGGGCGCAGGGCGCCCCAGCAGAAAGGTGA
- a CDS encoding type III secretion system chaperone family protein produces MSVDEVIRHTLDSAELDYDRKGEGVYFVTLPGTKKLQTNCWLVAREHSLAIEAFVCRRPDERHEDVYRFLLRRNAKLYGVHYTIDAVGDIYLVGRLGLDAVSEAELDRLLGQVLEAADGDFNTLLEIGFASSIRREWDWRVSRGESLANLRAFAHLVEPEGEHRPGSLTDD; encoded by the coding sequence ATGAGCGTCGACGAGGTCATCCGGCACACGCTGGATTCGGCCGAGCTGGACTACGACCGCAAGGGCGAGGGCGTGTACTTCGTCACGCTGCCAGGCACCAAGAAACTGCAGACCAACTGCTGGCTGGTGGCGCGGGAGCATTCGCTGGCCATCGAGGCCTTCGTGTGCAGGCGACCCGACGAGCGGCACGAGGACGTGTACCGGTTCCTGCTGCGTCGCAACGCCAAGCTGTACGGCGTGCACTACACGATCGACGCGGTTGGCGACATCTACCTCGTAGGACGGCTCGGCCTCGACGCGGTGAGCGAGGCGGAGTTGGACCGGTTGCTCGGGCAGGTGCTCGAAGCGGCGGACGGTGACTTCAACACGCTGCTCGAGATCGGTTTCGCTTCGTCGATCCGGCGGGAGTGGGACTGGCGGGTCTCGCGCGGTGAGTCGCTTGCCAACCTGCGGGCGTTCGCGCACCTGGTGGAGCCCGAGGGCGAACACCGGCCCGGCTCGCTGACGGACGACTGA